Proteins from one Setaria italica strain Yugu1 chromosome V, Setaria_italica_v2.0, whole genome shotgun sequence genomic window:
- the LOC101773386 gene encoding transcription factor PCF5 codes for MGDAGQSHHHHHHGFQPQLLSFGGVGGQHHVHQFAAQAPAAASHSRSRGGAGAGGEIVAATPASHSRVRGGGGGGGEIVAVQGGHIVRSTGRKDRHSKVCTARGPRDRRVRLSAHTAIQFYDVQDRLGYDRPSKAVDWLIKNAKDAIDKLEVLPAWQPTATVANAAAPPSSSTHPDSAENSDDQAQAITVAHTSFDFPGAGGASGGAGGTGFLPASLDSDSIADTIKSFFPMAGTAGGEASSSTAAAQSSAMGFQSYTPDLLSRTGSHSQELRLSLQSHPDPMFQQQQDRSHGHGGNGSAQQALFPGAASYSFGGGGAMWAEQAQGQQRMVPWNVPDPGGGSTGGYLFNVSQQAAHMQAALAGQSQFFFQRGPLQSSNQPSDRGWPETVEADNPMQHHQGQGGLNPTVFAPGVGFPGFRIPTRIQGDEEHNGGGGNGDKTPPSVSSASHH; via the coding sequence ATGGGCGACGCCGGCCagtcccaccaccaccaccaccacggcttCCAACCGCAGCTCCTCTCCTTTGGGGGAGTCGGCGGTCAGCACCACGTGCACCAGTTCGCGGCGcaggcgcccgcggcggcgtcccaCTCGCGGTCGCGGGGAGGAGCAGGCGCAGGCGGCGAGATCGTGGCCGCGACTCCCGCGTCCCACTCGCGCgtgagaggcggcggcggcggcggcggggagatcGTGGCGGTGCAGGGCGGGCACATTGTGCGCTCCACGGGGCGCAAGGACCGGCACAGCAAGGTCTGTACGGCGCGCGGGCCGCGCGAccgccgcgtccgcctgtcGGCGCACACGGCCATCCAGTTCTACGACGTGCAGGACCGCCTGGGCTACGACCGCCCCAGCAAGGCCGTCGACTGGCTCATCAAGAACGCCAAGGACGCCATCGACAAGCTCGAGGTGCTGCCCGCGTGGCAGCCCACGGCCACCGTAGCCaatgccgccgcgccgccgtcctcctcgacgCACCCCGACTCCGCCGAGAACTCCGACGACCAGGCGCAGGCCATCACCGTCGCGCACACGTCCTTCGACTTCCCCGGCGCGGGCGGAGccagcggtggcgccggcggcacggGCTTCCTTCCGGCGTCGCTCGACTCCGATTCCATCGCGGACACGATCAAGTCGTTCTTTCCCATGGCCGGCACGGCAGGCGGGGAGGCGtcctcgtcgacggcggcggcgcagtcgtCGGCCATGGGCTTCCAGAGCTACACGCCTGACCTCCTGTCGCGCACCGGCAGCCACAGCCAGGAGCTCCGGCTGTCGCTGCAGTCTCACCCAGACCCCAtgttccagcagcagcaggaccggtcgcacggccacggcggcaaTGGCTCCGCGCAGCAGGCGCTCTTCCCCGGCGCCGCCAGCTACtcgttcggcggcggcggcgccatgtgGGCCGAGCAAGCTCAGGGCCAACAGCGCATGGTGCCGTGGAACGTGCCCGACCCAGGCGGCGGGAGCACTGGCGGCTACCTGTTCAACGTGTCGCAGCAGGCGGCGCACATGCAGGCGGCGCTTGCCGGCCAGAGCCAGTTCTTCTTCCAGAGGGGACCCCTTCAGTCCAGTAACCAGCCCTCCGACCGAGGATGGCCGGAGACCGTTGAAGCCGACAACCCGATGCAGCACCACCAAGGCCAAGGGGGGCTCAACCCCACCGTGTTCGCCCCCGGCGTCGGCTTCCCCGGGTTCCGCATCCCCACCAGGATACAGGGCGACGAGGAgcacaacggcggcggcggcaatggcgacAAGACGCCGCCGTCCGTGTCCTCGGCTTCTCACCACTGA